One region of Haloprofundus salilacus genomic DNA includes:
- the artA gene encoding archaeosortase A, which produces MPGVVPSDPLAWVAIALFVGGALFERANVRLARYTMVSAWVAFALFWLNLFPHFAFEHKSYIEGVLSLAAVPLSLYAGLLLHRGRDTLFVLSRAVAVMGVVYLPFETIPAITVGATTIPSPREVLVEIVAAQTGYLINLLGYHPTPIVGPEGYDNTFRFVHSDGHNLEFSVVLACTGIGSMAIFAGLIAAVRAPLGRKIRALAIAIPIIYALNLLRTTFIGIVFGKQYMQWFVDEVLLLFGSSDPYMVSFFLSDRVISQLLAVVALVGITYLVIRELPELLTVIEDVLYMLTREEYDLHGALDVSQNAETRRQMRPDGGRVDSDGEYNGGEGGDGNANKGDGDR; this is translated from the coding sequence ATGCCCGGCGTCGTTCCCTCCGACCCCCTCGCGTGGGTCGCCATCGCGTTATTCGTCGGCGGCGCGCTGTTCGAGCGCGCCAACGTACGCCTCGCACGCTACACGATGGTGAGCGCGTGGGTCGCTTTCGCGCTGTTCTGGCTCAATCTGTTCCCGCACTTCGCGTTTGAGCACAAATCCTACATCGAGGGAGTTCTCAGCCTCGCGGCCGTCCCGCTCAGCCTCTACGCGGGGCTGTTGCTGCATCGCGGCCGCGACACGCTGTTCGTGCTCTCGCGCGCCGTCGCGGTGATGGGTGTCGTCTACCTCCCCTTCGAGACGATTCCAGCGATAACCGTCGGCGCGACAACGATCCCCTCCCCGCGCGAGGTGCTCGTCGAAATCGTCGCCGCCCAGACCGGCTACCTCATCAACCTGCTCGGCTACCACCCGACGCCCATCGTCGGCCCGGAGGGATACGACAATACGTTCCGGTTCGTCCACTCCGACGGCCACAATCTGGAGTTCTCCGTCGTCCTCGCTTGCACTGGCATCGGGAGCATGGCCATCTTCGCGGGTCTCATCGCCGCCGTCCGCGCGCCGCTGGGTCGAAAAATCCGCGCGCTCGCCATCGCCATCCCCATTATCTACGCGCTGAACCTGCTTCGGACGACGTTCATCGGCATCGTCTTCGGCAAGCAGTACATGCAGTGGTTCGTCGACGAGGTGCTGCTGCTGTTCGGCTCGTCGGACCCGTACATGGTGTCATTTTTCCTCTCGGACCGCGTCATCAGCCAATTGCTCGCCGTCGTCGCGCTCGTCGGCATCACCTACCTCGTCATCCGCGAACTCCCCGAGTTACTCACCGTCATCGAGGACGTGCTGTACATGCTGACGCGAGAAGAGTACGACCTCCACGGCGCACTCGACGTCTCGCAAAACGCCGAGACGCGGCGACAGATGCGACCCGACGGCGGGCGTGTCGATAGCGACGGTGAGTACAATGGCGGCGAGGGCGGCGATGGCAACGCCAACAAAGGTGATGGTGACCGGTAG
- the btuC gene encoding vitamin B12 ABC transporter permease BtuC, which yields MRIAIRTGVWSAALFGALVGVVLVSAGVGPVAIEPLTVAKATLNAVVVPSSLSLGQSTVGGVALPTPAVGYSYPFAFPVEETHQVIVTTIRLPRILLGAVVGFALATAGVVMQGFFRNPMADPSIIGVSSGAAVGAVAFLVAPFALPFGLGLQGAAFVGALLTAFGVYLIASENGRTPVATLLLAGVAVQTFLGAVISFMLLHSGESLRQVVYWLMGHLDNASWGDVGVAALVVPPLFLLLLAYGRDLNVLLLGEEDAHSLGIEVERTKRILLAVSSLVTAAAVAVSGVIGFVGLIVPHVMRLVVGPDHRILLPTSALAGAAFLVATDTLARSGTAELPVGVVTAALGAPFFLYLLRTQEVRSL from the coding sequence ATGCGAATCGCGATACGCACAGGCGTCTGGTCGGCCGCGCTGTTCGGCGCTCTCGTGGGCGTCGTCCTCGTCAGCGCCGGCGTCGGCCCGGTCGCCATCGAACCGCTGACCGTCGCGAAGGCGACGCTCAACGCCGTCGTCGTCCCCTCGTCGCTCTCGCTCGGTCAGTCGACCGTCGGGGGCGTCGCCCTCCCGACCCCCGCCGTCGGCTACTCGTACCCGTTTGCCTTCCCCGTCGAGGAGACCCACCAGGTCATCGTGACGACGATTCGTCTCCCGCGCATCCTGCTGGGTGCCGTCGTCGGGTTCGCGCTGGCGACGGCGGGCGTCGTGATGCAAGGCTTCTTCCGGAACCCGATGGCCGACCCCTCCATCATCGGCGTCTCCTCCGGCGCGGCCGTCGGTGCCGTCGCCTTCCTCGTCGCGCCGTTCGCGCTCCCGTTCGGTCTCGGCCTGCAGGGGGCGGCGTTCGTCGGCGCGCTTCTCACGGCGTTCGGTGTCTACCTCATCGCCAGCGAGAACGGTCGGACGCCCGTCGCGACGCTACTCCTGGCGGGCGTCGCCGTCCAGACGTTTCTCGGCGCGGTCATCTCGTTCATGCTCCTGCACAGCGGCGAGAGCCTCCGACAGGTCGTCTACTGGCTGATGGGCCACCTCGACAACGCCTCGTGGGGCGACGTGGGCGTCGCCGCGCTCGTCGTCCCGCCGCTGTTTCTCCTGCTCCTCGCCTATGGCCGCGACCTCAACGTCCTGCTCTTGGGCGAGGAGGACGCCCACAGCCTCGGCATCGAAGTCGAGCGGACGAAGCGGATACTGCTGGCGGTGTCTAGTCTCGTCACGGCGGCGGCCGTCGCCGTCTCCGGGGTTATCGGCTTCGTCGGTCTCATCGTCCCGCACGTGATGCGTCTCGTCGTCGGCCCGGACCACCGGATTCTGCTGCCGACGAGTGCGCTCGCGGGCGCGGCGTTTCTCGTCGCCACCGACACGCTCGCGCGGTCCGGTACTGCCGAACTCCCGGTCGGCGTCGTCACCGCGGCGCTGGGCGCGCCCTTCTTCCTCTACCTGCTCCGGACGCAGGAGGTGCGCTCGCTGTGA
- a CDS encoding DUF7344 domain-containing protein, with product MDDPQNRLPVLDLLLTALSDPTRRRVLTFVNRVAPDGEEVYTERLIAEVGTENDREQLYHVHLPELDRAGFVDWDRENEVVRPGVLFDEATPLLDLVERNRDELPYEWP from the coding sequence ATGGATGATCCTCAGAACCGTTTGCCCGTCCTCGACCTACTCCTGACCGCGTTGAGCGACCCAACCCGCCGTCGAGTCCTCACGTTCGTGAACCGGGTTGCGCCCGACGGAGAGGAGGTCTACACCGAGCGCCTGATTGCCGAAGTCGGCACCGAAAACGACAGAGAGCAGCTGTACCATGTCCACCTGCCGGAACTCGACCGCGCTGGGTTCGTCGACTGGGACCGAGAGAACGAGGTCGTTCGGCCGGGAGTGTTGTTCGACGAGGCGACGCCGCTGCTCGACCTCGTCGAGCGAAACCGCGACGAACTACCGTACGAGTGGCCTTGA
- a CDS encoding BGTF surface domain-containing protein, whose protein sequence is MTDGTVDSDQSGTTLSSASFDVTEQDISASFEEETIDEGSETELNVDSAVRSEFDLVVEAEGLDNDEIAALFEGNEVESPGAEDFQVTENDDGDVVLQNFNKGDDYTADFSDVSPGQYNFTFSVADTTAEDSTSIEVEEVTQSVSLPNSVNVESGDTATFQVQMDDTTEADILIGSNDDGYVVNATVVDEDEDGVANVTINTYNPTEANNYGLSGDDDSSVTAFNNESNIGVSGILDTANYDIEAGPSGFADDSDVDSTDVSTLAVTESSIQDAQSWTAPAGAVDSDNSREDVLEAIENGEITQSDTVAEDDIAVVQIQGSGFFGALERGDTDDLTITVEEMNPGANREAASTELTAEDVVLDDENNNLFVVVDTESEELTRENGDTVTFDSGKEFNVSLTASGDLVEDDDVTVGSTFEVVDREATLNTNDNDVVEVAASENGTVEGETSIAPGSEIRIRAQSESGASNTFVETQTTTVSQNGTFNASFDFSDLEAGTNFTLSLNDQDGSGFAGDTEYDATIVNGTQTGGETTTTTETTETTTTETTTEETTETTTEETPEETTTGGEQTTETDTPGFGVIVALIALIAAALLAVRRDN, encoded by the coding sequence GTGACTGACGGGACTGTTGATAGTGACCAATCTGGTACCACTCTCAGCAGCGCTTCCTTCGACGTCACGGAGCAGGACATCTCTGCCTCCTTCGAGGAGGAGACGATTGACGAGGGCAGCGAGACGGAGCTCAACGTTGACTCCGCCGTTCGATCCGAGTTCGACCTCGTCGTCGAAGCAGAGGGCCTAGACAACGACGAGATCGCCGCCCTCTTCGAGGGTAACGAAGTCGAAAGCCCTGGAGCGGAAGACTTCCAGGTCACTGAGAACGACGACGGCGACGTTGTCCTCCAGAACTTCAACAAGGGCGATGACTACACGGCTGACTTCTCTGATGTCAGCCCTGGCCAGTACAACTTCACGTTCTCGGTCGCTGATACGACCGCAGAGGACTCCACGTCCATTGAGGTTGAGGAAGTCACCCAGTCTGTCTCGCTCCCGAACAGCGTGAACGTCGAATCCGGTGACACCGCGACCTTCCAGGTCCAGATGGATGACACGACAGAAGCCGACATCCTCATCGGTAGCAACGACGACGGCTACGTCGTCAACGCTACCGTCGTCGACGAGGACGAGGACGGCGTTGCGAACGTCACCATCAACACGTACAACCCGACTGAAGCGAACAACTACGGTCTCTCGGGCGACGACGACTCGTCTGTCACCGCCTTCAACAACGAGAGCAACATCGGTGTTTCTGGCATTCTCGACACGGCCAACTACGACATCGAAGCAGGTCCGTCCGGTTTCGCTGACGACAGCGATGTCGACTCGACGGACGTTAGTACTCTCGCTGTGACGGAGAGCTCCATCCAGGATGCTCAGTCGTGGACTGCGCCCGCTGGTGCAGTTGACAGCGATAATTCGCGTGAAGACGTCCTCGAAGCTATCGAGAACGGCGAAATCACGCAGTCCGACACGGTCGCTGAAGACGACATCGCAGTCGTCCAGATTCAGGGTTCCGGCTTCTTCGGAGCTCTCGAACGTGGCGACACGGACGACCTTACCATCACCGTTGAGGAGATGAACCCCGGTGCAAACCGTGAGGCTGCATCGACTGAGCTGACCGCAGAGGACGTTGTTCTCGACGACGAGAACAACAACCTCTTCGTCGTCGTCGACACGGAATCTGAAGAGCTCACCCGCGAGAACGGTGACACCGTCACGTTCGACAGCGGTAAAGAATTCAACGTCTCGCTGACTGCAAGTGGCGACCTTGTCGAAGATGACGACGTCACTGTCGGTTCGACCTTCGAGGTTGTCGACCGTGAGGCAACGCTCAACACCAACGACAACGATGTCGTTGAGGTTGCTGCCTCCGAGAACGGTACGGTCGAGGGCGAGACCTCGATCGCGCCTGGCTCCGAGATCCGCATCCGCGCGCAGAGTGAGTCCGGTGCATCTAACACGTTCGTCGAAACGCAGACTACGACGGTCAGTCAGAACGGCACGTTCAACGCGTCCTTCGACTTCTCTGACCTCGAAGCAGGTACGAACTTCACGCTGTCGCTCAACGACCAGGACGGCTCTGGTTTCGCTGGCGACACCGAGTACGACGCGACCATCGTGAACGGCACGCAGACTGGTGGCGAGACGACGACCACCACCGAGACGACTGAGACGACGACGACGGAAACCACCACCGAGGAAACCACGGAAACGACCACCGAGGAAACCCCCGAGGAGACCACGACTGGTGGAGAGCAGACCACGGAAACTGACACCCCCGGCTTCGGTGTCATCGTCGCTCTCATCGCGCTCATCGCCGCTGCGCTCCTCGCGGTCCGCCGCGACAACTAA
- a CDS encoding HalOD1 output domain-containing protein produces MSLSSPVSITKEVIHRVAECENTEPKNLDPPLYEVVDPDALETILLDERTESDIRVEFTYCGYDVLVTKNGVADITLND; encoded by the coding sequence ATGAGCCTATCATCACCCGTGTCAATCACAAAGGAAGTGATACACCGGGTGGCTGAGTGTGAGAACACCGAGCCGAAGAACCTCGACCCACCGCTGTACGAAGTCGTTGACCCGGACGCGCTGGAGACCATCTTGCTGGACGAGAGGACCGAATCCGACATCCGAGTGGAGTTCACCTACTGTGGATACGATGTGTTGGTCACCAAAAATGGGGTCGCCGACATCACCCTGAACGATTAA
- a CDS encoding VOC family protein: MSGVLDHTMIRVGDLEESLEWYKTNLNYEEKDRWEADTFTNVYIGPEEMHEEGAMLELTENHNTDEYDVGDAWGHIAVRVPEGELEDAYQELMDNGVEDYRDPESCGGRYAFVKDPDGHEIEIVKRDPELGARWSLDHTMIRVEDADEALGFWTRKFEYQHTGRWESDTFANYFVKPEGSAEEAMAVELTYNYDGRSYEMGDAWGHLAVRADELSEYWETLIEREADDYRDPASCDNKYAFTTDPDGHEIEVLERDFDADSLFPA; the protein is encoded by the coding sequence ATGTCCGGAGTACTCGATCATACGATGATCCGCGTCGGCGACTTGGAGGAGTCGCTCGAGTGGTACAAGACGAACCTGAACTACGAGGAGAAGGACCGCTGGGAGGCCGACACGTTCACCAACGTCTACATCGGTCCCGAGGAGATGCACGAAGAGGGCGCGATGCTCGAACTGACCGAGAACCACAACACCGACGAGTACGACGTTGGCGACGCGTGGGGACACATCGCCGTGCGCGTGCCCGAGGGCGAACTCGAAGACGCCTATCAGGAACTGATGGACAACGGCGTCGAGGACTACCGCGACCCCGAGTCCTGCGGCGGACGGTACGCGTTCGTCAAAGACCCCGACGGCCACGAGATAGAGATCGTCAAGCGCGACCCGGAGCTCGGCGCGCGCTGGAGCCTCGACCACACGATGATCCGCGTCGAGGACGCCGACGAGGCGCTCGGCTTCTGGACGCGGAAGTTCGAGTACCAGCACACTGGGCGCTGGGAGTCCGACACCTTCGCGAACTACTTCGTGAAGCCCGAGGGAAGCGCGGAAGAAGCGATGGCCGTCGAACTGACGTACAACTACGACGGCCGCAGCTACGAGATGGGCGACGCGTGGGGCCACCTCGCTGTCCGCGCCGACGAACTCTCCGAGTACTGGGAGACGCTGATAGAGCGCGAGGCCGACGACTACCGCGACCCCGCCTCGTGCGACAACAAGTACGCGTTCACGACGGATCCCGACGGCCACGAGATAGAGGTACTGGAGCGCGACTTCGACGCCGACTCGCTGTTCCCAGCATAA
- a CDS encoding PGF-CTERM-anchored ABC transporter substrate-binding protein — protein sequence MRQTVSTILTVLVVLSLVAPATAAATTAPAAAGVGAADAGHGISPAVQADCSFPFTATDATGTEVTVDERPERVTTLTPSAAQTMWEIGGKDQVVGVSQFALYLDGAESRTNVSAAGFGVNNEKVVGTNPDLVLAPNATPVETVDALRNSGLTVFYMPEAKTVEDVREKTTLIGQLTGNCEGAVETNAWMTQNVDAAENATADAERPTVLYPLGGGYVAGGDTFISAMINASGGSNVAAERGLSGYPQVSDEVVVEANPEILLVQTEADAKRYVTTEPYASTAAGENNRTVVVDQNYLNQPAPRSVVYAVRNMTNGFHPDADPAFVTRSEVEASANASAETSSADSTDEPGELTEQSPETPAAADGGETDAETTNTTGPGFGVAASVAALVVAALLARRS from the coding sequence ATGCGACAGACAGTATCCACGATTCTCACGGTTCTCGTTGTCCTCTCGCTCGTCGCGCCCGCGACGGCGGCGGCGACGACAGCGCCAGCGGCTGCAGGAGTCGGCGCCGCGGACGCCGGTCACGGCATCTCTCCGGCGGTGCAGGCCGACTGTTCGTTCCCCTTCACCGCGACGGACGCGACGGGAACCGAAGTGACGGTAGATGAGCGCCCCGAGCGCGTGACGACGCTCACCCCGAGCGCCGCTCAGACGATGTGGGAGATCGGCGGGAAAGACCAGGTCGTCGGCGTCTCGCAGTTCGCGCTCTACCTCGACGGCGCGGAGAGTCGAACGAACGTCTCCGCTGCCGGCTTCGGCGTGAACAACGAGAAGGTCGTCGGCACGAACCCCGACCTCGTGCTCGCGCCGAACGCGACACCCGTCGAGACGGTCGACGCGCTCCGCAACTCCGGACTGACAGTGTTCTACATGCCCGAGGCGAAGACCGTCGAGGACGTCCGTGAAAAGACCACCCTCATCGGCCAACTCACCGGTAACTGCGAGGGCGCGGTCGAGACGAACGCGTGGATGACCCAGAACGTCGACGCTGCCGAGAACGCGACGGCCGACGCCGAGCGACCCACAGTGCTCTACCCGCTCGGTGGCGGCTACGTCGCCGGCGGGGACACGTTCATCAGTGCGATGATAAACGCCTCCGGCGGGTCGAACGTCGCCGCCGAGCGAGGACTGAGCGGCTATCCGCAGGTGAGCGACGAGGTTGTCGTCGAAGCGAACCCCGAGATACTGCTCGTCCAGACGGAAGCCGACGCGAAGCGGTACGTGACGACCGAACCGTACGCCAGCACCGCCGCCGGTGAGAACAACCGGACCGTTGTCGTCGACCAGAACTACCTCAACCAGCCTGCGCCGCGGAGCGTCGTTTACGCGGTGCGGAACATGACGAACGGATTCCACCCCGACGCCGACCCGGCGTTCGTCACCCGCTCGGAGGTTGAGGCGAGCGCGAATGCGAGCGCCGAGACCAGTTCCGCCGATTCGACCGACGAACCCGGGGAGTTGACCGAGCAGTCGCCCGAAACGCCCGCCGCCGCGGACGGCGGTGAGACCGACGCGGAGACGACGAACACGACCGGACCCGGCTTCGGCGTCGCCGCCTCCGTCGCGGCTCTCGTCGTCGCTGCGCTGTTGGCACGACGCTCGTAG
- a CDS encoding heme ABC transporter ATP-binding protein — protein sequence MSDDGGEPNTAIRVENLAVELGGVSILDGVDATVDRGTFVGLVGPNGAGKTTLLRSLSGLVRPARGSVAVDGVPIDGLSSKAVSRLVATVPQDTSLSFDFDVRETVAMGRSPHLGRFERFGPEDERAVEEAMARTDVTQFAERSVTTVSGGERQRVLLARALAQDAPVLLLDEPTASLDINHQVRTLELVRDLVAGGKTVVAAIHDLNLAAHYCDELLLLGDGRVLAAGAPDAVLTESNLETAFGANAVVSRHPVTGSVYVTALPDDHRGDREGRVHVVGGGGSAARLLYLLSAAGYDVSVGALNEGDSDTETARSLGLDAVTVPPFAAVEDEARAAVERRIHEADVTVVADVEVGEGNRANLESVRAASSLVLVEERPFAERNYAGTDAAETYAALRERATVVSPSRVVGAVAAAVSESSASSGSSRSPQSSRSSHSSAPSESSPASRSSDQRS from the coding sequence GTGAGCGACGACGGCGGCGAACCGAACACGGCGATTCGCGTCGAGAACCTCGCGGTCGAACTCGGCGGCGTCTCGATACTTGACGGGGTGGACGCGACGGTCGACCGTGGCACGTTCGTCGGACTCGTCGGGCCGAACGGCGCGGGGAAGACGACCCTCCTGCGCTCGTTGTCGGGGTTGGTTCGCCCCGCCCGCGGGTCGGTCGCCGTCGACGGCGTCCCCATCGACGGCCTCTCATCGAAGGCGGTCAGCCGACTCGTCGCGACGGTTCCGCAGGACACGTCGCTCTCGTTCGACTTCGACGTGCGCGAGACGGTCGCGATGGGTCGGTCGCCGCATCTCGGTCGGTTCGAGCGGTTCGGTCCAGAGGACGAGCGTGCCGTCGAGGAGGCAATGGCGCGAACCGACGTGACGCAGTTCGCCGAGCGGTCGGTGACGACGGTCAGCGGCGGTGAGCGACAGCGAGTGTTGCTCGCGCGGGCGCTGGCGCAGGACGCGCCCGTCCTCCTCTTGGACGAACCGACCGCGAGCCTCGACATCAACCACCAGGTACGGACGCTCGAACTAGTCCGCGACCTCGTCGCGGGCGGGAAGACGGTCGTCGCCGCCATCCACGACCTCAACCTCGCCGCGCACTACTGCGACGAACTCCTCCTTTTGGGCGACGGACGGGTGCTGGCCGCGGGCGCCCCCGACGCGGTACTCACGGAGTCGAACCTCGAGACAGCCTTCGGCGCCAACGCCGTCGTCTCCCGGCACCCGGTGACGGGGTCGGTGTACGTGACGGCGCTGCCCGACGACCACCGCGGCGACCGGGAGGGCCGCGTCCACGTCGTCGGCGGCGGCGGGAGCGCCGCCCGCCTGCTCTATCTGCTCAGCGCCGCGGGCTACGACGTGTCTGTAGGCGCGCTCAACGAGGGCGACTCCGACACCGAGACGGCCCGCAGTCTGGGACTGGACGCGGTGACTGTGCCGCCGTTCGCGGCCGTCGAAGACGAGGCACGAGCGGCGGTCGAGCGCCGAATCCACGAGGCCGACGTCACGGTCGTTGCCGACGTAGAAGTCGGCGAGGGCAACCGGGCGAACCTCGAGTCGGTCCGCGCGGCGTCGTCGCTCGTCCTCGTCGAGGAACGCCCCTTCGCGGAGCGCAACTACGCCGGGACCGACGCCGCCGAGACGTACGCGGCGCTCCGGGAGCGGGCGACGGTGGTCTCGCCGAGTCGTGTCGTCGGCGCGGTGGCCGCCGCGGTCAGCGAGTCGTCGGCGTCTTCGGGTTCGTCCCGCTCCCCTCAGTCGTCCCGCTCGTCCCACTCGTCGGCGCCTTCCGAGTCGTCTCCGGCATCGCGCTCCTCGGACCAGCGGTCGTAG
- a CDS encoding class I SAM-dependent methyltransferase — protein sequence MTVPCVRVPASAGEETRQALVEAGVVDHGHDIVADDGVLYIPVTDAEEVPPDYEVVDRDVPARRQQQTPADLLGFEPSYERLGDVVIVDEEDPERARAVADAVMESDVRAKTVVNRASKIRGELRVRDWEVLVGDAPGEPTGSGGTPSRPPTETVHREYGYEFLLDIATVYFSPRLATERHRVVEQVEAGERVFDMFAGVGPFAVPFADAGAEVVAVDLNEAAVEYLHENARRNGVSDRLTAVHGDVTEVGREYENWADRIVMNLPHSADEFIDTAVAVAGDDCVVHYYDIQHEDDPFGPGERAIRTAAEPEYEVTVLNERVVRSYAPHEYNVCLDVRLSR from the coding sequence ATGACGGTGCCCTGCGTACGCGTGCCCGCCTCCGCGGGCGAGGAGACCCGACAGGCGCTCGTCGAGGCGGGCGTCGTCGACCACGGTCACGACATCGTCGCCGACGACGGCGTGCTCTACATCCCCGTGACCGACGCAGAGGAGGTCCCGCCCGACTACGAGGTGGTCGACCGCGACGTCCCCGCCCGGCGACAACAGCAGACTCCCGCCGACCTGCTCGGCTTCGAACCCTCCTACGAGCGACTCGGCGACGTGGTCATCGTCGACGAGGAGGACCCCGAGCGCGCCCGCGCCGTCGCCGACGCGGTGATGGAGTCCGACGTCCGCGCGAAGACGGTGGTCAACCGCGCCTCGAAGATTCGGGGCGAACTCCGCGTCCGCGACTGGGAGGTGCTCGTCGGCGACGCTCCCGGCGAACCCACGGGAAGCGGCGGGACTCCGTCTCGCCCGCCGACCGAGACGGTCCACCGCGAGTACGGTTACGAGTTCCTCCTCGACATCGCCACGGTCTACTTCTCGCCGCGACTGGCGACGGAACGCCACCGCGTCGTCGAACAGGTCGAGGCAGGCGAGCGCGTCTTCGACATGTTCGCCGGGGTCGGACCGTTCGCGGTTCCGTTCGCCGACGCGGGCGCTGAGGTGGTCGCCGTCGACCTGAATGAGGCGGCCGTCGAGTACCTGCACGAGAACGCCCGACGAAACGGCGTTTCGGATCGGCTGACGGCGGTTCACGGCGACGTGACCGAAGTGGGGCGGGAGTACGAGAACTGGGCCGACCGAATTGTGATGAACCTCCCGCACAGCGCCGACGAGTTCATTGACACCGCCGTCGCCGTCGCGGGCGACGACTGCGTCGTTCACTACTACGACATCCAGCACGAGGACGACCCGTTCGGTCCCGGTGAGCGGGCGATTCGCACCGCCGCCGAACCCGAGTACGAGGTAACCGTGCTGAACGAACGCGTCGTACGGTCGTATGCGCCCCACGAGTACAACGTTTGTCTGGACGTTCGGCTGTCGCGGTGA
- the dph5 gene encoding diphthine synthase, which translates to MLTFIGLGLYDEQSITVEGREALRRADRAFAEFYTSKLIGTTVEELADHHSVDIEVRDRAGVEQDAEAILDAAEDGEAAFLTAGDTMISTTHVDLRLRAHERGIETRIVHGVTAQSAASGLTGLQNYRFGKATTLPFPYAHGADGTPRSVVDTFEDNRERGLHTLVYLDIKVGYERAGVDAEDEYMTGDFAAGEFARDWDGDALGVVVARAGSPDPVVAADRLSALAEREFGDPLHMLVIPASLHDLEAEALESFGGVPSEVVDENTY; encoded by the coding sequence ATGCTCACGTTCATCGGACTCGGTCTCTACGACGAGCAGTCGATAACCGTCGAGGGACGGGAGGCGCTTCGGCGCGCAGATCGAGCGTTCGCGGAGTTCTACACCAGCAAACTCATCGGGACGACGGTTGAGGAACTCGCCGACCACCACAGCGTCGACATCGAGGTTCGCGACCGGGCGGGCGTCGAGCAGGACGCCGAGGCGATTCTCGATGCCGCTGAAGACGGCGAGGCGGCGTTTCTCACCGCCGGGGACACGATGATCTCGACGACGCACGTCGACTTGCGCCTGCGGGCGCACGAGCGCGGCATCGAGACGCGAATCGTCCACGGCGTCACCGCGCAGTCGGCGGCGAGCGGACTCACCGGCTTGCAGAACTACCGGTTCGGAAAAGCGACGACGCTGCCGTTTCCGTACGCCCACGGCGCGGACGGCACCCCTCGGAGCGTCGTCGACACCTTCGAGGACAACCGCGAGCGCGGCCTCCACACGCTCGTCTACCTCGACATCAAGGTCGGCTACGAGCGCGCCGGGGTCGACGCCGAGGACGAGTATATGACCGGCGACTTCGCCGCTGGGGAGTTCGCCCGCGACTGGGACGGCGACGCGCTGGGGGTCGTCGTCGCCCGCGCGGGGAGTCCCGACCCCGTCGTCGCCGCCGACCGCCTCTCGGCGCTGGCCGAGCGTGAGTTCGGCGACCCGCTGCACATGCTCGTCATCCCCGCGTCGCTGCACGATCTGGAGGCTGAGGCGCTGGAGTCGTTCGGCGGAGTGCCGTCGGAAGTCGTCGACGAAAACACGTACTAA
- a CDS encoding HalOD1 output domain-containing protein, whose amino-acid sequence MPTTGKIPQPITSPGISVPTYAIDLTEAMADGETSTAIIMSIAAIEGRDPLDLDPMFGDIETDSLNMMFKSQSTSLSVGFITNGWDVQLYGSGEAVFEREISLPEASESQSERPTA is encoded by the coding sequence GTGCCTACTACGGGTAAAATTCCACAACCAATCACCTCGCCGGGCATCTCGGTCCCGACGTACGCGATAGACCTGACGGAAGCGATGGCCGATGGGGAAACGTCTACGGCTATCATCATGTCGATCGCGGCCATCGAGGGACGCGACCCGCTCGACCTCGACCCGATGTTTGGCGATATCGAGACCGATTCGCTGAACATGATGTTCAAGTCCCAGTCGACCAGTCTGTCCGTGGGGTTCATCACGAACGGATGGGACGTCCAACTCTACGGGTCGGGCGAGGCCGTTTTCGAGCGTGAGATTTCGCTGCCAGAGGCTTCCGAGTCGCAGTCGGAGAGACCGACCGCGTAG